The Streptomyces sp. NBC_01260 region CACCAGACAGAACGTAGACTCACACTCGCGGCATGAACCCCTGTGTCCACACTCCGGGGGGCACCTCACAGCCGCCATGTCCCCTCCACCGTGTAGCCGACGTGGAACAACCGTCCGATCAGAGTCTTCACCCGGGCCAGTGTCCACCGCTGGTCAGCCCAGCCATGGGCGAGCGGGCCGCGCTCCAACTCCCGCCCCAGTTAGGCAATTTGGTCTGCCGAAAGCCTCGGACGCCCTGGCGATCCCTTCGACCGGACACCCTCTTCACCCCGCTCACGCCACTGACGGCGCCAGCGCTCCACCGACCGCTCGCTCACCCGCAGCGCGGCCGCGATCTCCCGGTTCTTCGCGCCACTCTCGAAACGACCGACCGCTTCCAGCCGGATCCGCTCTCCTGCAGCCCTCTTGGCATCGGTCAAACCGCCACCCTGCGCGTATCTCACACCCCACAGCTACCGACCCGACTCAGCCGATGTCAGGCGAACGGCCCGACATCACCCAATCAAGTTTCAGTAGCGGGCCGAAGGAGTGAACTTGCGTCAAGGCGCGCGCGGATGGTCGGCCCACCCAGCGGTATGACGTACACGGAATCCGCAGAATGGCATGAAGTCACCAATGAAGAGGTGGAATGTGATCAGGGAAATTGCTGTCGTCGCGGCTCTTTGCGGCGGTCTTGTCTTCGCCAACGCGGGCTTGGCCGCCGCCGCCGGTTCCGGTGGCTATGGCGGGGAAAAGGGTTGCTCTGTCTGCTCCGCCGGTCAGGGCCCGGATGTTTCGATCGGCAGCGGCAATAAGTACATCTACAACCCTCAGATCCTGGGCAACCTCCTCAACCTGCTCTCCCCTCCTGCCATGGGGGGCGGCGGGGGCAACGGTGGCGGCAACAGCGGAGGCAACAGCTGACCCCGCCCGGCTCCGGCACGTTCTCTTCGGTCTCCGTGGCCCGGCCGGGGATGTGCCGCAGGTAGCGCATGCACGGGCCGGCCGGGCCGTTCGGTGCGGTCTGCCGATCACCGGCGTTGCGATCCCGGCCGGTCTCCGGGCCAACACGCCTACCCCGTCGGCTCCTGCGGTGCCGTCATTACGAGACCCCGGGCGCCATCGTCCGGGGTCTCGCGGTGCACTGTGACGTGTCCGGCGGGTTCAACGACCGGCCGCGGCCGGTGTCAGGCCCATTCCACCCCGAGCTCGGCGAGGACCTGGCGTTGTTCGGGGGTGAGTTTGTCGCGTCGGCTCTTGGTGTTGCTGATGAATACGCCGAGTTTCACGAGGTGTTTCTGGCCGTCGATGTCGATGGGTTCTTCGTGTTTCCTCGGGACGGGCCGTTCGTGTCCTTCCCTCTGGAGGTACTGGGCGAGGGCCGCGACCCCTCGCCGGAAGGGTGCCGACAGCCCGCCCGCCCCTCTTCCCGCGCGGGCTGTCACCGGGGCGGGTTCCGGCGCGTCGGGTGTTACGCCGAGCCCGCCGAGCCGCTCCTGCTGCTCACCGCTCAGCTGCGCCCAGGTGTGCGCCCGCCGTTGCTGTGCCAGCCACTTCCCCAGGTCGTCACCCTCGAACAGCACACCGGGTTGGATGGCGGGCAAGGTCCCGCCGGCCTCGGTGTCGGCGAGGTCCGCGAGGACCCGGTAGTGCCGTTGCCAGTCCAGCGGCCACGGGCAGTTCCAGTCCTCATCGATGGCGGCCAGCTGCTCGGCCCGCGTCCCGGCCCGTTCCGGGTCTTTGCCCAGGCCGTCCTTTCGGCGCAGGTTCGCCATCAGCTGCCCGATCGCCACCAGCTCGTCATCCGCCTCACCCCATACGGCGTCCTGCCGTGGCGCGAGGTGCCCGTGGGCGCGGTGGAAGGACCGCAATGCGGCGAGCTTCGTCTCCCACGCTTCATCGCCCGGTTCCCACACCATGCCCTCCTGGTCGAGGAGCTCCTTGCGGTGGGGGTCGAGTTCACCGGCCCGCTGCGCCCGGCGCTGCTGATGCACCCACCGCCCAAGGGGAAACCGCACCACGCCGACCTCGGTCTCGGTGTCGTACGGCACCGAGAACAGCCCGGTGATCTCGTGCTCCGCGCGCCAGCGCCGCAGTGCCTGGTATCCGTCCAGCCACACCAGCGATTCGGGCCGGAACACCCGGGTCCGCAGGAACGCCGCGATCGTCGCCGGATCACGCGGCGTGGAGAAGTGCAGCAGCGCCGACTCGACCACGGCTTCCGTGCCGTCCTCCTGCTCGACGTCCTCGCCCTCACCCTCGGCGCCGATGATCCGCCCGTCCGCGTCCCGCTTCACATGTACGGGCCGCTCCCTGCTGCTCCGTGTCAGGGCGCGGGAGGCGAGCTGCTCGACCAGGCGCTCGTCGTGAGAGCGGAGGCCCTGGAGGAGGGCTACAAGGGGTGCAAACGAGGCGGAGGCGACCATGTCGGTGGGGTTCTCACCGGGCTGAAGGAACACCGGCACGATGATCCGGGCGACCTTCGTGGCCCCGTCCGGTTTCGGGCGCAAGGCCCGCCCGATGTTCTGCACGATCTCGACCTGCGACCCGCGGGTGTCCGCGAAGCAGACGGCCTCGACACCTCGCTCGCCGACGATGTCGACGCCTTCTCCGAGGATGCGGACGGAGGCGAGGAATGCCCGGTGCACCCTGCGGTCATCGGCGTCGATGCCGTTGGCGAACTGACGGAGCACTTCACGCCGCTCGGACACGAGGTGGTCGCCGCACAGCCAGTCCGCCCAGACCCGGTCCGGCGGGACATGCCGGTACGGCTCCAGGTCGTAGAGTTCCGCGTCGATCGAGGACGCTGGCAGCTTGGCAGCGTCCTCGAGGAACCGGTCCGATGCCTCCGTGGCGTAGAGCTCGGCCGCGGTCTCGGGCAGCTTCTCCGCGAAGACTCGGGCCTCCTCGACCCGCTGGTGGAACGTCAGGACGGTGCGCAGGTTGTTCGCCGCGGCGTGCTCCAGCAGAGCGGTCTGGAGGAGTGCGAGGCGCCGGCCGCGCAGCGCTTCCTCGGACAGGCCCAGGACCGGTTCGGGGTCGCGGATCTCGATGACGTCGATCTCGAACCCGGCCAGTACGCCCCGTTCGACGCTCTCCGAGAGACCCAGCTCGAAAATCCACTCACCGTAGGGGCCTGCCGGATCGGAGGTCATGCTGGCGATCTCCAGCTCCTTGCCGTCCTTGCCCTTTTGGGGCCGCGGGGAGGCCAGAATGCGAGGGGTGGCGGTGAGGTACAGCCGGAAGGCGGCCGGGATGCGGGCATTGTCGTGGATCGCCGCCCACGGCCGGCCAAGATCACCCGCCGTACCATGCGCCTCGTCCACCACAGCCAGGTCGAAGCCATCCATGGACTGACCGAACAACCGCTCCCCACCCGCGAGAGCGGCCTCCAGCGGCCCCCGCACCTTCTCCTGGCCCGAGGGGGCGTCGACGTCTTCGCGGTCCACGAGGGAGGCGTACGTGGCGAACACGACCACCGGCCCGTGCCCTGCCCACAACGCCAGCTGGATCGGGTTCGTGGTCGTGTTCACCCCGAGCTGCTCCAGGACGTCGTCCTTCTCCAGCGAACACACCGCCACCATCGGCGCGTGATGCCCGACCCTGCGCCACACCAGAGCGGTCTGCACGAGCAGATCCAGGGTGGGGACCATGACGAGGATCCGCCCGTCCCGGAAATTGTCGAGCGCGGCCCAGGCGGAGGTGATCGTCTTGCCGGACCCGGTCGCCGACACGACCGTGGCACGGGCACCACCCTCCGGCACAGCAGTTCTTGCAGGGAACCCCACCCACTTCCGGATACGTGCATTCGCATCCACCTGGTGTTCCCGAAGCTGAATAGCAGGCATTCCCTGGTCCCTTTCTAGGAATTGACCGGCGTGAAAGGCGGAACGGAGAGGGTGCCGTCCGGGCCGAGCACGACGTGCTGCGCGAGCTGGGCGAGGACCTGCTCCGCGGCGAGTCCCGCGCCCTCGGCCACCGCACGAAGCCGCCGGCCGGTGGAGGCGTCCAGCCACACCTCCGCACGGAGTTCGTCCTTCGCCCCGCGCCGCTGAGCCATCCACGCCGCATGGCCGGTGAGAGCGGCGGCCCTCCGCTCCACACGCTCACGGGCCCACGCACTGCCCACGCTGTCCTGCTCAGGGTCATACGCAGCCGTTCCAGCGGCGGCGATCCAGTCCCGAACCCGACGCCACTCCGCATGCCGGGCCTTCCACACCTCGGCCAGATGCTGCGGATCCTCATACGACAGCTCACTGGACGACTGACGGGCCCAGCCCGTCAGCCCCCCGGCGGTCTCACGCTCCCGCACCGCGGCCTCGGCCACCTTCCCCAACACCTCCGCCGCACTC contains the following coding sequences:
- a CDS encoding DEAD/DEAH box helicase translates to MPAIQLREHQVDANARIRKWVGFPARTAVPEGGARATVVSATGSGKTITSAWAALDNFRDGRILVMVPTLDLLVQTALVWRRVGHHAPMVAVCSLEKDDVLEQLGVNTTTNPIQLALWAGHGPVVVFATYASLVDREDVDAPSGQEKVRGPLEAALAGGERLFGQSMDGFDLAVVDEAHGTAGDLGRPWAAIHDNARIPAAFRLYLTATPRILASPRPQKGKDGKELEIASMTSDPAGPYGEWIFELGLSESVERGVLAGFEIDVIEIRDPEPVLGLSEEALRGRRLALLQTALLEHAAANNLRTVLTFHQRVEEARVFAEKLPETAAELYATEASDRFLEDAAKLPASSIDAELYDLEPYRHVPPDRVWADWLCGDHLVSERREVLRQFANGIDADDRRVHRAFLASVRILGEGVDIVGERGVEAVCFADTRGSQVEIVQNIGRALRPKPDGATKVARIIVPVFLQPGENPTDMVASASFAPLVALLQGLRSHDERLVEQLASRALTRSSRERPVHVKRDADGRIIGAEGEGEDVEQEDGTEAVVESALLHFSTPRDPATIAAFLRTRVFRPESLVWLDGYQALRRWRAEHEITGLFSVPYDTETEVGVVRFPLGRWVHQQRRAQRAGELDPHRKELLDQEGMVWEPGDEAWETKLAALRSFHRAHGHLAPRQDAVWGEADDELVAIGQLMANLRRKDGLGKDPERAGTRAEQLAAIDEDWNCPWPLDWQRHYRVLADLADTEAGGTLPAIQPGVLFEGDDLGKWLAQQRRAHTWAQLSGEQQERLGGLGVTPDAPEPAPVTARAGRGAGGLSAPFRRGVAALAQYLQREGHERPVPRKHEEPIDIDGQKHLVKLGVFISNTKSRRDKLTPEQRQVLAELGVEWA